CAGACAGTGCACGTCTGTCGTGTATATAAGTATAGCGGGTCAGTCCACTACCACGCATACGTAAAAGAACCGCAGCTCGTACGACCCCAGTCTTTGGTGTAAAGATACATCCGCATGGTTAAATTTGAAAGAGGGATTTTGCACAAGtaaacatttggaaaaaaattgaagaataagcttaacaatttgaaaattgtcaTATTCCGTATCATTTGCCACGGTACTCAGTAGTGGCTACTTCGGTGTTTTACGCAAGGAACGCTCGAAGTACTCGGACTACCGACAGTCTAATTATAGTAATGAGAAAACGACAGGATTTTATTGATAATAGTATTTCATGAAATGCTTGAAGGCTCAATATTTCTCATAAGCCTGTGCTTCGATGAAGACAGACTACATTGCGTGTTCAGCGTCAACACTTGCCTTTAAGAGAAGTAAACTTTTTTCAACTGCTGAAATTACGGGATTGTGCTTTTATCAGCTTCACCTCTGAGCAATTTACTACTTGCGCAAGTTTTAAAGGAGAAAAAAGGACTAAAATCACGTAAAcaatcaatgtcaacaaccactaatgcgagaaccagggattgaggaatGCCGCTGTAAATTTGAAGCCTTTATACCATACTCCATTTTGTTGGCTTTGGTCTTCCATAATTGTAGCTTAAACTTTCTAATCAATTAACGTTGTTTTCATAGATATTACTTGCTGCACTTACATTATCAAATCCGatagttttcaaatatattagcattatCTTTGATTCTACTAAAATACGTTTGTGAAAATGTGCTAATTCAGGTGTGTGtacacacttattattaactactcGCTGGCAttgtatatgcaattttgaagaaGATAAACATTCCACTGTGATtcaatgtttgcccaaacaataaatcgcagccccatgcggaaaatcaaaaactatggatactgtgcatatctgcactgaaattttcacataaactgcacagagtagtccaatgtaatgcataggggggaatgttttcaactgtgacattgtatgttctgtttcctctGTAATATcaccgatttttgaaaatggcgggaaatcaaaatgaccgttaaaatttgaatttacttatcACAGGTTTCACAAAGGAATAGTTTTCAAATGTAGTAAAAGCCCGTATCCCTTTAGAGGGTAGAATTCTGAGAAAACCAGGAGAAAATAGGAATACATGTTAGgtcaaatttcaagagttacagctagttaGACTTTAAGGTGGGCTATCTTCAATTGGATAACTTAGTCAGATTGTTTGTTGCGTGCTTATACATTATACAGCAGGTTGTcccttttttacaaaatgtaaaaattatccCGTTATAAGGGATGTTTGCAGTTCTGAAGACATTATAACAGTTGTTCAAGCCTAGAGTGATTAATATCACATACGCTATGTAATTTTGCTCATGCGTCTTTTTAAGTGTCAACTGATGTGTAATTAacaattcttgaaataaatcgCATACAATTAACGCATTTATGATGTATGTCGACTTTCTACAACACCAACAGATGTATTTTGCCGAACAGAGAACACCGAAAGTCGTCGTTCTTCTTTGACAATTGTATTGTTCATATGTAAAAGCATCGACATCTTCCGTCGAATATAAAGATTAGTTCCTTTAAGGTAATTTGCGCCTTGAATATAACTTTTTTTCTGTAAGGAAACTTTAACCTGTTCCCTTTTCGAAAGTTAGCATAAGAAtctggggtcactgtgcaaaatccGGGTACAAGAGAAAAATATTAACCGTatatttaccgatacttgaaattcaaaatggctactatccctgtgttaactgtattgggaaatattaaattttcgattttcacaaaaaataaggcGGTGTAAACTTTATTTACACCATCAGCTTCAGAATGAatccacacaagtggtagaccaaaatggtattgtaaaagttcgagAGTCCGCGAGGCGCGTACAACTTCTGTCACATTCGGTAGACAATTTATCATTATCGTATACGCCTCTACGGCGAAGAGGAAACGAAAGCTTAATGTACAATCCTTGTCAAATTCCGAGAATCCAACTCAATTCTCAGCATTGGCGTTCATATCCTGAAAATAGAAATGCAATGTACTTTGAATACACcaaagtgaaaatgaaagacgCCAAGAGAGCTGCGTGAGATGTTTCGAGCGGATGATTAACCGCAAGATAACCTAGTACCAATGAAAAGCTGCCGATGTCATAGGGCAGAGGTGTTGCGTGAACCTGATGGAATAAAATTTTGAGATGGATACCGGAAGAGAAACTTCCTCTGAGATGAagtcaaatttgaaattttggtcAAACCAGTGAATGCAGGTCTGAGCAACAGGTCTGTCGTTGTCCGAGACGATATAATATGTGGGCACTCGTCTCAACCACAACCTTACAACAGGCATGTAAATTAATGAGTCGAAGTGCAGTTATATGATGGATTCATATCAGCACAGTTCAACAATTGTCCAGCAGGGTTACTTTTTTATTACCTTAAAAACCGATACCTTCATATGACACCATTATCAGACCAATCACGATGATGTGTGATGTAATGGTTTCGTTCATAGTCATAGAAGACATACTGGTGAACAGTCTTTTCAGTGACTGTGACGTACCTTCGACTAGTATATTTCAAAGGGCCCAACAGGTCAAATGTCATTTAAACTGAAGCAATGACAATGCCATAAGACCTTTCCTCTTCCTCTTTGCGGTCGATAAATAAACCCTGACGCTCCAGAGACTTTGGCTGATGAAAATAGGCTTGGGGAAAACCGACACAGTGACGTCACGTACACCAAATGGAACTTTGTAATCTGATTGTCTGTCGTGTATAAGGAACTTCTACTAAAGACATACCACGCGTACCATGGTGAGAGGGCAGTCTAGAGGGGACTTGCCCTTATATTCACCCGTGACTACGGTAGCTTGCTGCTTGGTTGACCCTACGATTGAGAGGTCACGAATCATGTAAGGGATAGTTCAGTACGTGGCTTTGGGTGGGCCGGGAAAATCAAGACGGCTCATCTGAAATCGGAAAACTATAGGGACAAGGGAGGTTGTGTTTTTTACCCACGGCACAGATGAGTTCACTTACTTCTCGAGAAATATCTAATCCAGTTGAAATCCCGTTAGCTGTGCCTTTTTGCATTTTGCTTACCTAAATAAACACCAGCCAATTTTCGGTGAGATGTCTCAGATTCCCTTTTTAAACTTAAAGCCATATTgtcttgaaaatgtcactatttcaatcTTTGGTGGTGGATTTGGTCGATTGAATCAAAAGGTAAGTTTCCAACAGTTTTGGAAACAAAATAGACATTCAAAGGTTCTTGTATTTCACAGACGCATATCATATTGCAGTTCTTACAGTATCCCAGGAAAATGTACCTCATTTGAAATTTGGAAGACCAGTCGAAAATTGCCATTTTTCGGCGATGTGAAAGAATGTTAGGTAAATTAGAGCTCAAAGAGTGACAGATCACACCCAGATATCATGTAGAAATTCTTGTCGTTGGTAGTGAATTGGACGTTGTTTTCTTGAGTTGAAATTTGTGTGCGTGACGCGGAGGGTAGCCCAGCTTGCACCCCTTGAGAAAGTTACACTTAATGTGTTTGTCTGGACAGAGCGATAGTTCGGGTGGAGTGTGCGTGctgttctgttttcattttacatttcatgtcttGCTTTATTTATCAATGTatcagtaaacaaacaaacaaataaagagAAAACATTTGAGACTGAGCCCTCTGTGTTCATACCAACTGTACAAGGGATTTCTCCAAAAAATCATCTAAAATATTTCCCAAAATGTTCCAAGCCTCCCCGACGTTATCAAATGGGCTACCCCTTGGTGGGCGTGGTGCAATTTTTACAACAACAATCAAGCGTCTTTCTGTCACAGTAGCATTTACAGTTATGGCAGAGGGAACTTGCGACAGGACTCTCGAGAAAATCGGTCGAGATTTCCTCACATGCCATCTGTGTCTCAGTTACTACACAAATGCAAAGTCTCTGCCATGTCTCCATTCTTACTGTGAGGAGTGCCTTGTCACTCTGGTGGAGAAAAGAGGGGAGCTGGTATGTCCGGAGTGTCGTCAGCGTTGCAATGTACCAAAGGACGGTGTATCAAGACTCAGAACAAATTTCGTCCTGAACGGCTTAAGTGACCTTATTAGGGCACAAGAAATCCATGCGACAGATTCAAGGTCCTCGCAGTGCGATAGCTGTGGCGCGATGAACATCGATCAAAACCGCCGTAaatattttacttcatttcCAACATTTAGGAATTTgatcgcaatcggtgagaacaCAGCGGTGGATAGGGACCGAATTACCTTTCCCTGCTCTCAACCAGTGAACGAAACCGACAAAAATACAGTTAATCAAGAGAGAACTGTGTATGTACCCATGACGACCAGGTCAAAGATTCCCAAATATACCGTGGTTGGAGAAAACATAACAATTTCTGTGACAACAAACGACATGAATGGTGTTCCTGCTCCAACAACTTTTCTCCAAGCCGTGAACGTCACAATAGAGGGACCAAATGGCGACAGAAGGAGTAATGTGGTTGCCACAGATAACAGTGCGacacacactgtacatgtaacCCTTGAAGAGGCAGGGACACACAGCATTTCAGTTACTGTTGGCAACACTCCCATACCAGGTTCACCATTTGCTGTTGCTGTTCTATCCGGTAAATAGTATTGTTGCCATTGCTGCTAATGCTAAGCGagttatttcatgaaaaccattTATATAATTACAAATTATAAGGCAAAAAAGTTGTGTGGTCCCGTCACCCGACCTTTCCTAATTTTATTCTctttaaaaaaacatgaaatcaaGCGAATATACAAAATGTCCTCAGAGGTTTATAACGTAATTCATTGTTGTACGCCACAAACATAACAGGAAAAATGGCGGCAGTGATGTCATAATATGTTGTCGATCTCATTCAGGAAATGTGATCATGGAGACGAAAAAATGTTTGGGCTGCTTTACGCTTGCTGTTAATGAGACGCGGACTTTCGAATACATGATTTCCTCGCTGTACAACACTCATTTCAGGTTGAATGTGCTAGCGATGTTGATTACCCGTGGCTTGAAGTACATCATGAATGTTGCGTGTTGGTGAGGCTTCAAAGTACCATACATTCGCTTTAGTTGTTAGTAATTGCATGAAGTTTAAGGATAGCCAAAGCTTGAAAACGTTGTCAAGAAAACTAGCAAGAAAACCATAAACGCTTTTCTCAACGATCTCAAGAATTTTGCAACAGTCAACTGCCATTTTGACTGAAAAAACGCAACATTGATACCACTTATCAAAGTTAGGATTTTTGAACTTCTTATAGtacaaacttttgaaatataaaaagtgtttattttttatgctTTGTCACAAGTGATTCAACAACATTTGAAAAGGCTAATCagtgaaatagaaaatttcagcttccctgTGTAAATAGAGTGGCATGCTCGTGACCACACAATAGCTATTGGTAATACATCAACTTCAATGATGCATTATTCTTTGgtttgaaaagtaattttatccaTAATAATGATTTATAACAAGTTTCCTAACCTGTGCGCACCCCTCATTAGAAATATTCTTCCCAAGTCCCTTAGCTTTTCAATCTCTCATACACACCAGTACTACTTCTATCGCTGCATTGTTCTGGTGTCGGTCTTCTgaatcacagagaaacatagactgTCTATActatctgtctgtgtctgaATCAACAGTAGGTCAATCGGCAGCTATTTGATATATTCTATAGTGTCGTCGATTTCTGAATATTTACAGATGACCATGCagtattttcgattttcatccAGCAGTAAGGAAGGGGAGTATATAGTAGCAGGGATTTATAATCGAACGAACACGGTGGTTTATGAAAACAAATGCAATGTGTTCATTCTTATTTATATGTATGTGATCAAATTTACATAAGTGAATCATAATTTCATCTTCTAAAGCCCGGCTGTGGCCAATGATAAACAATTCAGTCTCCTGCAGAAGAACTGTGATGAGTTGGTTCAGTTTTGATGGCAATCAAACACTAGTCCTACGTATGCAATCACAAAACGGGTTAAAGTAACCATTCACCACTATATTGTATAAAACGAATGCAAGACTTACGAACTTAGAAAAAAGTGCAAATGTAGAAAAATCCCGACATACCCACCTACCCTATCTTTGAGGAGCATGTAATCGGAACCACAcaactttttttatttggctTAGAAGCAGCTCTTCATAATGTCCCCAATAATGCACACACATTTTCACGTCATTCAAGCCTAACGAATATCTTCTATACTCGATCTCTCTCAGGTTCAAATCTAGCTGCTTTGTTACGTCAAGATACAAAAGTCGTACGAGGTAAAGACTGGCGGTGGGGAGATCAGGTAAATTCTATCTACCATTACAAAACTGGAACTGTATATACCTGTCTGATAAAACATTTGATCGAAATTAATATAAGTTAATGAATATACTGTCATTTATAGAGTCATATATAACGTTTGTTTTGAAGGGCACAGCGAGACATAGATGACGCACATTTTACCAAGAAACAGATATCATAGTTGATAATTGTTTCTCCAAAtaaattattgttgaaaattcagacatttttaaacCATACACTGTACCTGTAATGACTGATATTGCACAACAGAGAAGTGTCAGTCCAAGCTCTGCCCATTCGGTCATTATTTGGGAATTTCATTAATAACGAGTAAAGTACAGGTGGAGAATTCACATGACAGAGGTCAACTGTGGCCAGTGCAGCTGTAATAGCAATGATTTGTATACTCTGCaggaaattatatttttaaagggctttgagaaaaaaaatgtgagCTTCATAAGCAAATATTTGCCTTCAAATGCAAATAGAAAATGCGGAGGtggataaaaatatatttcacaatGTTTACTTGGTttaagaatttctcaaaattatcaCTTATCATTCACTTGACCAAGAAATACATCAAAGAGAGGATGACCCAGTATAATAAAATATCAGTGTCGACTCACCTTAAAAGTCCCCTTATCATGTCCATTGCCATTTGGCCAGTCTCCTACTTCAGAAAGGTTGTCCTCAGGGTGAATATTTCGTTAAAGGATGAGGCACATAAGGCTGTATTTTCAACCTCTAAATCCACAAAGGGGTGCCACGCTGGAGAGGGCCACCAGGATCGCCATCGTTTTCTATCCTTCGATGATCCCAGGGCTGCGTCTTAGTCCTTTTTCCGGTCCATTCTTTAATAACGTTACGCCAAACTTCATGTTGTCGTTATGTGCAGTTACCCTCTGTTGTACCACTGATGATGGTCTTGGTAAGTCTTGGAGTCGTGATGATCAAGCTTGCAGCTGCTCATGATAGTCAAAATCGGTTCCTCTTTGCCTGCAAGGGCGTCGATTTACAGATTTACAGAGAAACATTAGACAGGAATAAACACTTGAGTAAAGAACAAGCTGAgataaaacacagaaaaataacaTGCACAAGAATGTCCGAAATACAACAGAAAGTGGCAAAGCATTGCAAAAAGTGACTTACCAAAGTGTTAGCGCACTAAGATAATGATACCAGTAAAATGGCTCGTCTAGGAGac
This DNA window, taken from Ptychodera flava strain L36383 chromosome 4, AS_Pfla_20210202, whole genome shotgun sequence, encodes the following:
- the LOC139131825 gene encoding uncharacterized protein, producing MAEGTCDRTLEKIGRDFLTCHLCLSYYTNAKSLPCLHSYCEECLVTLVEKRGELVCPECRQRCNVPKDGVSRLRTNFVLNGLSDLIRAQEIHATDSRSSQCDSCGAMNIDQNRRKYFTSFPTFRNLIAIGENTAVDRDRITFPCSQPVNETDKNTVNQERTVYVPMTTRSKIPKYTVVGENITISVTTNDMNGVPAPTTFLQAVNVTIEGPNGDRRSNVVATDNSATHTVHVTLEEAGTHSISVTVGNTPIPGSPFAVAVLSGSNLAALLRQDTKVVRGKDWRWGDQDGYSTGYIGQDIGNGYVTVDWNNGNSTNDFGLGNIHYDERTMSISLKYRLGAGGKYDLKPQGYY